One Megasphaera vaginalis (ex Bordigoni et al. 2020) DNA window includes the following coding sequences:
- a CDS encoding Fic family protein, with product MGGKEMRVFNYSLIRDKKWDSDLLGLIAAIYKEAGKQEMYLKQRPEELEKLVEIAKVQSTEASNAIEGIVTTNTRIRQLVEEKTIPRNRDEQEIAGYRDVLGIIHESFDAIPITQNYILQLHKILYSHMNNPVAGRTKTVQNYISATYPDGHRETLFTPVAPFETPAALDKLCEEYNRVIGNMELEPLIAIPVFIHDFLCIHPFNDGNGRMSRLLTTLLLYRSGFYVGKYISLEAKIAKNKDLYYDALSASQDGWHEGADDPVPFIKYLLGTILAAYRDFEDRFSLVEIKRSALDIVRLAAQNKIGRFTKQDIRELCPSLSVSSVEGALRKLVASGELRRKGSGKSTCYYRIK from the coding sequence ATGGGAGGTAAGGAAATGAGAGTGTTCAACTACTCATTGATTCGGGATAAAAAGTGGGATTCCGATCTGCTGGGGCTTATCGCCGCCATATACAAAGAGGCCGGAAAACAGGAGATGTATCTGAAGCAGAGACCGGAGGAACTTGAGAAATTGGTGGAGATAGCCAAGGTGCAGAGTACCGAGGCATCAAATGCCATCGAAGGGATTGTTACCACGAACACACGCATCAGGCAGCTTGTTGAAGAGAAAACAATACCAAGGAACCGGGATGAGCAGGAAATCGCAGGTTACAGGGATGTGCTTGGTATCATTCACGAGAGCTTTGATGCAATCCCTATTACACAGAACTATATTCTTCAACTGCACAAAATCCTCTATAGCCACATGAATAATCCCGTGGCAGGAAGGACGAAAACAGTACAGAACTATATCAGTGCGACTTATCCGGACGGGCATAGGGAAACGCTCTTTACTCCGGTTGCGCCTTTCGAGACGCCGGCTGCGCTGGACAAGCTGTGCGAGGAATACAACCGTGTTATCGGGAATATGGAACTTGAACCGCTGATTGCGATTCCTGTTTTTATACACGATTTTCTTTGTATCCATCCGTTTAATGACGGAAACGGGCGTATGAGCAGATTGCTTACAACGCTCCTTTTATACAGAAGCGGATTCTATGTCGGAAAATATATTTCTTTGGAAGCGAAGATCGCTAAGAATAAGGATTTATATTATGATGCGCTGTCTGCGTCACAGGATGGTTGGCATGAGGGAGCAGATGATCCTGTCCCGTTTATCAAATACCTTCTTGGAACGATCCTTGCGGCCTACAGGGATTTTGAGGACCGTTTCTCCCTTGTGGAAATCAAACGATCCGCACTGGATATAGTGCGGCTTGCAGCGCAAAACAAGATAGGTCGTTTTACCAAACAGGATATTCGGGAACTTTGTCCGTCTCTCAGCGTCAGTTCCGTAGAGGGAGCGCTGCGCAAGCTGGTGGCTTCCGGCGAACTGAGACGCAAGGGAAGCGGCAAAAGCACCTGCTACTACAGAATAAAGTAG
- a CDS encoding terminase large subunit — protein sequence MRLFLCHFRKEETPLAVRKLKKYKPTKFMADTSRYDKNLADYAVMFIEQLCHTKGTWAGKPFELIDWQEQIIRDLFGVIKKNGYRQFSTAYIEIPKKQGKSELAAAVALLLTCGDGEERAEVYGCAADRNQAKIVFDVAVDMVRFCPALSKRVKILASQKRLEYLPTHSFYQVLSADVANKHGFNTHGVIFDELHTQPNRKLFDVMTKGSGDARMQPLFFLITTAGNDTHSICYEQHEKALDIMSGRKIDSTFYPVIYGADESEDWTDPAVWKKANPSLGITVGIDKVKAACDSAKQNPGEENAFRQLRLNQWVKQSVRWMPMDRWDACSFAVSEDDLEGRICYGGLDLSSTTDITAFVLVFPPQDEEDKYSILPYFWVPEDTLDLRVKRDHVPYDLWERQGLLMTTEGNVVHYGFIEKFIEELGTRFNIREIAFDRWGAVQMVQNLEGMGFTVVPFGQGFKDMSPPTKEFMKLTLEGRIAHGGHPVLRWNMDNIFIRTDPAGNIKADKEKSTEKIDGAIATIMALDRAIRCGNDNTASVYDSRGILFI from the coding sequence ATGCGGCTGTTTTTATGCCATTTTCGGAAGGAGGAGACGCCGTTGGCAGTACGGAAACTGAAGAAATATAAGCCTACCAAGTTCATGGCGGATACCTCCCGCTATGACAAGAACCTCGCTGATTATGCCGTGATGTTCATCGAGCAGCTGTGCCATACCAAAGGCACATGGGCGGGAAAGCCCTTCGAGCTTATCGACTGGCAGGAGCAGATAATCCGCGACCTGTTCGGTGTGATAAAGAAAAACGGCTACAGGCAGTTCAGTACCGCATATATTGAGATTCCGAAAAAGCAAGGCAAGTCGGAACTTGCGGCGGCTGTGGCGCTCCTGCTCACCTGCGGCGATGGCGAGGAACGAGCCGAGGTCTACGGTTGCGCCGCGGACAGGAACCAGGCAAAGATTGTTTTCGATGTCGCTGTGGATATGGTGCGGTTCTGTCCTGCGCTTTCCAAGCGCGTGAAGATACTCGCATCGCAGAAACGGCTCGAATATCTGCCCACGCACAGCTTTTACCAGGTGCTTTCGGCGGATGTGGCGAACAAGCACGGCTTTAATACCCACGGCGTTATCTTCGATGAACTGCATACCCAGCCGAACAGAAAGCTGTTTGACGTCATGACCAAGGGCTCCGGCGATGCGAGGATGCAGCCGCTGTTCTTCCTCATTACCACGGCAGGCAATGATACGCATTCCATCTGCTATGAACAGCATGAGAAGGCTCTCGACATCATGAGCGGAAGGAAAATCGATTCGACCTTCTATCCTGTTATCTATGGTGCGGACGAGTCGGAGGACTGGACTGATCCCGCCGTGTGGAAAAAGGCAAATCCCTCGCTCGGTATCACGGTTGGCATTGACAAGGTAAAAGCCGCCTGCGACTCCGCAAAGCAGAATCCCGGCGAGGAGAACGCTTTCAGGCAGCTGCGTCTTAACCAGTGGGTGAAACAATCCGTCAGATGGATGCCGATGGACAGGTGGGATGCCTGTTCCTTCGCTGTGAGCGAGGACGATCTGGAAGGGCGAATCTGTTACGGCGGGCTTGACCTTTCAAGTACCACGGACATCACGGCGTTTGTGCTGGTATTCCCTCCGCAGGATGAGGAGGACAAATACAGTATCCTGCCGTACTTCTGGGTGCCGGAGGATACTCTTGACCTTCGGGTAAAGCGCGATCATGTTCCCTACGACCTGTGGGAGCGTCAGGGCTTGCTTATGACCACGGAGGGAAATGTTGTTCATTACGGCTTTATTGAGAAATTTATCGAAGAGCTTGGCACAAGGTTTAATATACGGGAGATTGCCTTTGACCGCTGGGGCGCGGTGCAGATGGTGCAGAACCTCGAGGGAATGGGCTTTACCGTTGTTCCATTTGGACAAGGGTTCAAGGATATGAGTCCTCCAACCAAAGAATTCATGAAGCTTACATTGGAAGGACGCATCGCCCACGGCGGACACCCTGTCCTTCGGTGGAATATGGACAACATCTTCATCCGCACCGACCCGGCTGGGAATATTAAAGCCGATAAGGAAAAATCCACGGAAAAGATTGACGGGGCAATTGCGACCATCATGGCTCTTGACCGCGCAATACGCTGCGGAAATGACAATACTGCCTCGGTCTACGACAGCCGCGGTATTTTATTCATATGA
- a CDS encoding DUF5049 domain-containing protein encodes MDMKIRKQILAVRDTALTNMFDVNAVQRIAYEMGFYELVNYLKENRKEYIRFILTGEE; translated from the coding sequence ATGGATATGAAAATAAGGAAGCAGATTCTTGCCGTGCGAGATACCGCGCTTACCAATATGTTTGATGTGAATGCTGTTCAGCGGATTGCTTATGAAATGGGTTTCTATGAACTGGTAAATTACCTTAAGGAAAACCGAAAGGAATACATCCGATTCATCCTCACCGGCGAGGAATAA
- a CDS encoding DUF4314 domain-containing protein — MRFPNKETVDRIRREYPAGTRVELVRMEDVQAPPIGTKGTVIGVDDIGSIMVRWDNGCGLSIAYGEDLCRRCD, encoded by the coding sequence ATGAGATTTCCGAATAAGGAAACGGTCGACCGCATCCGCAGGGAGTATCCTGCAGGAACACGGGTGGAACTGGTACGGATGGAGGATGTGCAGGCTCCGCCGATTGGAACCAAAGGCACGGTTATCGGCGTGGATGATATCGGCTCCATTATGGTTCGCTGGGATAACGGCTGCGGGCTATCCATCGCTTACGGCGAGGATTTATGCAGGAGGTGCGACTGA
- a CDS encoding virulence protein, with protein sequence MQVKYNVTGARRKKLVKVISDTTGAKAEYKFMPTCNYEIDYLTVTKDGTLEFDDRADSEEVEQVIEAIAAAGFDCEPQDGADAEVEKVSEAEENAPQGETGGLTVEILLDKVSVGNLTKLLDAKGTLIRKALGIEDLRIEVKEDRVSFPWFAELPDADSVKACTHFIAALCEMSRNAKRVIATEKDVDNEKYAFRCFLLRLGFIGAEYKAERKILLKNLTGSSAFKNGGADHEISE encoded by the coding sequence ATGCAAGTAAAGTACAACGTCACAGGCGCACGGCGCAAGAAACTGGTCAAGGTCATCTCCGACACCACGGGAGCGAAGGCGGAATACAAATTCATGCCGACCTGCAATTACGAAATCGATTACCTTACGGTCACCAAGGACGGCACACTCGAATTTGACGATCGTGCCGACAGCGAGGAGGTCGAGCAGGTGATTGAAGCCATCGCCGCCGCAGGCTTCGACTGTGAGCCGCAGGATGGCGCGGATGCGGAGGTTGAGAAAGTATCCGAAGCCGAAGAAAATGCGCCACAGGGCGAAACAGGAGGCCTTACGGTGGAGATTTTGCTCGATAAGGTTTCGGTGGGCAACCTCACCAAGCTGTTGGATGCCAAGGGAACGCTCATCCGAAAGGCTCTCGGCATAGAGGACCTCCGAATCGAGGTCAAGGAGGACAGGGTTTCCTTCCCCTGGTTTGCGGAACTGCCGGACGCGGATTCGGTGAAGGCCTGCACGCATTTCATTGCCGCGCTCTGCGAGATGAGCAGAAATGCCAAGCGAGTGATCGCCACGGAAAAGGATGTGGACAACGAGAAGTACGCATTCCGCTGCTTCCTCCTGCGGCTGGGATTCATCGGTGCGGAGTACAAGGCCGAGCGGAAAATCCTGCTGAAGAACCTCACAGGGTCTTCGGCATTCAAGAACGGAGGCGCTGACCATGAGATTTCCGAATAA
- a CDS encoding DNA cytosine methyltransferase — protein sequence MESKMKLGSLFDGSGGFPLAGLISGVVPVWASEVEPFPIRVTTKRFPQVKRYGDVSKMDGGKIEPVDIITFGSPCQDMSIAGKREGLRGCRSSLFYEAIRIVKEMREATNGEYPKYIIWENVTGAFSSNKGEDFRAVLEAVCSVKENKADIPRYDKWPNAGLVLADGFSVAWRVFDAQYWGVPQRRKRIYLVADFDGLCAGKILFESEGLSGHPFEGFKAWQGTAGGAESGIGEAGGICLNDQGGQRMDITEDVTGTLRAEAHHPPVVMGSAGFCTEHSEKSRSIGYEEEKSPTLRAGVVPAALMFENHSQDTRYTGPLDKSQTVLATFGTGGNNQPLVVQKPKTYDVRFTSEATRNARQNCYETDTARTIDTGGNAPNSNQGGVAVVEVKAYGISSDKSHAMLSDNPHAGIYEAETSRTLDTRCADSGCNQGGIAVVAIEGNGTRPSHKGSGYSEENVSYTLNATEQHGVAYGIDRATYNMGQNARFGLAIEEEVEPTMVAKGPGAVAHPVYTTSKNSYHTETEEDVANTLVATDYKDPPTVIEEPYYIVRRLTPTECARLQGFPDWWCADLGTDDPTDEELASWRDVFETHRNVVSGASKPKTDKQIIKWLSDPHTDSAEYKMWGNGIALPCAVFVLSGIVYYSQFRV from the coding sequence ATGGAGAGTAAAATGAAACTCGGCTCCCTCTTTGATGGAAGCGGGGGATTTCCGCTTGCGGGGCTTATCTCCGGAGTGGTGCCCGTGTGGGCTTCAGAGGTAGAGCCTTTCCCAATCAGGGTAACCACAAAGCGTTTTCCGCAGGTAAAGCGCTACGGCGACGTATCAAAGATGGACGGCGGCAAAATAGAGCCGGTTGACATTATCACATTCGGCTCGCCTTGCCAGGACATGAGCATAGCGGGCAAACGGGAAGGTCTGAGAGGTTGTCGGTCTTCTCTTTTTTATGAGGCAATCAGGATCGTCAAAGAAATGAGGGAGGCTACCAATGGCGAATATCCGAAATACATCATCTGGGAGAACGTCACAGGCGCATTCTCCTCAAACAAGGGCGAGGATTTCAGAGCAGTCCTCGAAGCGGTCTGCTCGGTCAAAGAAAACAAAGCTGATATTCCTCGATATGACAAATGGCCGAACGCAGGACTTGTCCTGGCAGACGGTTTCTCAGTCGCATGGAGGGTATTTGATGCTCAATACTGGGGAGTTCCCCAGAGAAGAAAACGCATCTACCTTGTCGCAGATTTTGATGGACTGTGTGCCGGAAAGATATTATTTGAGTCCGAAGGCCTGTCAGGGCATCCTTTCGAGGGCTTCAAAGCGTGGCAAGGAACTGCCGGAGGTGCTGAAAGCGGCATTGGAGAGGCAGGCGGTATTTGCCTGAATGACCAAGGCGGGCAGCGTATGGATATCACTGAGGATGTGACGGGAACGTTACGAGCAGAGGCGCATCATCCGCCTGTGGTCATGGGTTCGGCGGGGTTCTGTACGGAACACTCTGAAAAGAGCCGTTCTATCGGCTATGAGGAAGAAAAATCCCCTACACTCCGTGCCGGCGTCGTTCCTGCGGCGCTGATGTTTGAGAATCACTCGCAGGACACGAGATACACGGGACCGCTTGATAAATCGCAGACCGTCCTTGCTACCTTCGGAACAGGCGGCAACAACCAGCCGCTTGTAGTGCAGAAGCCGAAAACCTACGATGTGCGTTTCACATCCGAAGCCACACGGAATGCAAGGCAAAATTGCTATGAGACCGATACGGCAAGAACCATCGACACAGGCGGCAACGCTCCCAATTCCAACCAAGGGGGCGTGGCCGTGGTGGAGGTCAAAGCCTACGGCATCAGTTCGGATAAAAGCCATGCGATGCTTTCAGATAATCCTCACGCAGGGATTTACGAGGCTGAAACCTCTCGGACGCTCGATACAAGGTGCGCAGATTCCGGATGCAACCAGGGCGGCATTGCCGTGGTTGCCATCGAGGGAAACGGCACAAGACCTTCCCACAAGGGCAGCGGCTATTCTGAAGAGAACGTCAGCTATACCTTAAACGCTACGGAACAGCATGGTGTGGCTTACGGCATAGACCGTGCGACATACAACATGGGACAGAACGCGCGGTTCGGTCTTGCCATCGAGGAAGAGGTCGAGCCGACTATGGTGGCAAAAGGTCCCGGCGCTGTCGCTCATCCCGTCTATACCACGAGCAAGAATTCCTACCACACAGAGACTGAGGAAGATGTGGCGAATACGCTGGTCGCTACGGATTACAAAGATCCGCCGACCGTAATCGAGGAGCCGTATTACATCGTACGAAGGCTCACTCCCACCGAGTGTGCAAGGCTGCAGGGATTCCCGGACTGGTGGTGCGCTGACCTCGGAACGGATGATCCGACCGATGAGGAGCTTGCTTCCTGGAGGGATGTTTTTGAAACGCACAGGAATGTCGTGTCCGGCGCATCCAAACCGAAAACGGACAAGCAGATAATCAAGTGGCTCTCCGATCCGCATACGGACTCCGCCGAATATAAGATGTGGGGCAACGGTATCGCACTCCCGTGCGCTGTTTTCGTGCTGTCAGGCATTGTGTACTACTCACAGTTCCGAGTCTGA
- a CDS encoding site-specific DNA-methyltransferase, whose product MKTTTEMQLVPIDRLIPYINNARTHSPEQINKLRASLREFGFINPVIIDRDFNVIAGHGRIFAAKEEGIKEVPCVLVDYLTEAQKKAYIIADNRMAMDAGWDEELLRVEIEALQAEAFDLSLTGFDEVEIAGLFGDDSDVQEDDFDVDEELEKPTFSKSGDVWTLGRHRLVCGDSTKAETFDTLMQGRKANLVVTDPPYNVDYEGAAGKIKNDNLADEKFYQFLFDAFSKIEKVMADDASIYVFHADTEGLNFRKAFSDAGFYLSGCCIWKKPSLVLGRSPYQWQHEPCLFGWKKKGRHQWYSDRKQTTIWEFEKTKKNTDHPTMKPIPLLAYPIQNSSMSNTLVLDPFGGSGSTLIACEQTDRNCATIELDEKYCDVIVKRYIEQVGSADKVSVERDGKIYNYAELEAPDGE is encoded by the coding sequence ATGAAAACGACAACCGAAATGCAGCTTGTACCGATTGACAGGCTGATACCCTATATCAATAACGCAAGAACGCACAGCCCGGAGCAGATCAATAAACTCCGGGCTTCTTTGCGGGAGTTCGGATTCATCAATCCTGTGATTATCGACAGGGATTTCAATGTTATCGCAGGTCACGGCCGCATCTTCGCCGCCAAGGAGGAGGGTATCAAGGAAGTACCCTGTGTGCTTGTGGATTATCTTACCGAGGCGCAGAAGAAAGCCTACATCATTGCCGACAACCGTATGGCGATGGACGCCGGCTGGGACGAAGAACTTCTGCGAGTTGAGATCGAAGCTCTGCAGGCAGAGGCTTTTGACCTTTCCCTCACGGGCTTTGACGAGGTGGAGATTGCCGGCCTGTTTGGAGACGATTCCGATGTGCAGGAGGACGATTTCGATGTAGATGAGGAACTGGAAAAGCCAACTTTCTCCAAGAGCGGCGATGTGTGGACGCTCGGACGGCACAGACTGGTCTGCGGCGACTCCACGAAAGCGGAAACCTTTGATACGCTCATGCAGGGACGAAAAGCAAACCTCGTGGTTACCGATCCTCCCTACAATGTGGACTACGAAGGGGCTGCCGGAAAAATCAAGAATGACAACCTGGCTGACGAGAAGTTCTATCAGTTCCTCTTCGATGCCTTTTCCAAAATTGAAAAGGTCATGGCGGACGATGCGTCCATCTATGTGTTCCATGCGGATACAGAAGGTCTGAATTTCAGAAAGGCATTCTCGGACGCGGGATTTTATCTCTCCGGCTGTTGTATCTGGAAGAAACCAAGTCTTGTACTTGGACGCTCCCCTTACCAATGGCAACACGAGCCTTGCCTTTTCGGCTGGAAGAAAAAAGGCAGGCACCAATGGTACTCCGACCGCAAGCAGACCACGATATGGGAGTTTGAGAAAACAAAAAAGAATACGGATCATCCGACCATGAAGCCCATACCGCTTTTGGCATATCCGATTCAGAATTCATCCATGAGCAACACACTCGTACTCGATCCGTTCGGCGGCAGCGGTTCCACGCTGATTGCCTGCGAACAGACGGACAGGAACTGCGCCACCATAGAACTGGATGAGAAATACTGCGATGTCATCGTGAAGAGGTATATCGAGCAGGTCGGCTCCGCGGACAAGGTTTCCGTAGAGAGGGACGGCAAGATATACAACTATGCGGAACTGGAGGCGCCGGATGGAGAGTAA
- a CDS encoding S-adenosylmethionine synthetase N-terminal domain-containing protein, which produces MFEKVNPAHPDKLADRIAGAIVDTAYRKEENPKIAVEVLLGHGMCHIITETSVHIPKGDITSIVQRIVGNVKISVQEVPQDGHLSRNQDDGFRCGDNGIFKGVPVTEEQKKLTGIAADIYGKHPYDGKYILDGDNLTICQSKAETQQLKKTYKKAVVNPLGNWTGGTDVDSGATNRKLGSDMGDSVTGGGLHGKDLSKADVSVNIWAWLKAQETGTVVELSCSIGDDTVGGTPYSEIVETARKYISGLGGFEKFAEWGLIR; this is translated from the coding sequence ATGTTTGAGAAAGTGAATCCTGCGCATCCGGATAAACTTGCCGACCGTATCGCCGGGGCAATCGTGGATACCGCATACAGAAAAGAAGAAAATCCGAAGATTGCCGTGGAAGTCCTGCTCGGTCATGGAATGTGTCACATTATCACGGAAACTTCCGTGCATATTCCGAAGGGCGATATTACATCTATCGTTCAGCGAATCGTGGGAAATGTAAAAATCAGCGTTCAGGAAGTTCCGCAGGACGGCCACCTCTCCCGAAACCAGGATGACGGTTTCCGCTGTGGAGACAACGGCATCTTCAAAGGCGTGCCTGTGACGGAGGAACAGAAAAAGCTGACAGGGATTGCCGCCGACATTTACGGGAAGCATCCGTATGACGGTAAGTATATTCTTGACGGCGATAACCTGACTATCTGCCAGAGCAAAGCCGAAACGCAGCAGCTGAAGAAAACATATAAAAAAGCCGTAGTCAATCCCCTCGGCAACTGGACGGGCGGCACGGATGTGGACTCGGGCGCCACCAACAGAAAACTCGGTTCTGATATGGGCGATTCCGTCACGGGCGGCGGCCTGCACGGCAAAGACCTGTCCAAGGCTGATGTGTCCGTGAACATTTGGGCATGGCTCAAAGCACAGGAAACGGGAACGGTTGTGGAGCTTTCCTGTTCCATCGGTGATGACACCGTGGGCGGCACTCCGTATTCGGAGATCGTGGAGACCGCAAGGAAATACATCTCAGGTCTCGGCGGTTTTGAGAAGTTTGCGGAATGGGGGCTGATACGATGA
- a CDS encoding P27 family phage terminase small subunit, producing the protein MPTKSNNTGGRGGKRPGAGRKKTAVREKQENGNPGGRKLEVLNIPDTQGEDMPEPHEFLSARQHDGSTLFAAEIYRETWEWLDDLGVAKAVSPQLLERYAMCSARWIQCEEMTTKLGYLSKHPTTGKPITSPFINIGINYMNQANRLWNEIFQIVKENCSTEFGRTNPQDDVMERLLRARKGMNDV; encoded by the coding sequence GTGCCGACAAAATCAAATAATACGGGCGGCAGAGGCGGCAAGCGTCCGGGTGCGGGCCGTAAGAAAACCGCCGTCCGTGAGAAACAGGAAAACGGGAATCCCGGCGGCAGAAAGCTGGAGGTGCTGAACATCCCGGACACGCAGGGCGAGGATATGCCGGAGCCTCACGAGTTCTTATCGGCTCGACAGCATGACGGCTCCACGCTCTTCGCTGCGGAGATATACAGGGAAACTTGGGAGTGGCTTGATGATCTCGGTGTAGCAAAAGCCGTATCGCCGCAACTGCTCGAACGCTATGCCATGTGTTCTGCACGGTGGATTCAGTGCGAGGAGATGACCACCAAACTCGGATACCTATCCAAGCATCCGACTACAGGCAAGCCTATCACCTCGCCGTTTATCAATATCGGGATAAATTACATGAACCAGGCGAACCGCCTGTGGAACGAGATATTCCAGATAGTCAAAGAAAACTGCTCCACGGAGTTCGGCAGAACGAATCCGCAGGACGATGTGATGGAACGGCTCCTAAGAGCCAGAAAGGGAATGAACGATGTTTGA
- a CDS encoding HNH endonuclease, with translation MPRKPKRPCRYPGCPNLTDGGVYCEKHEKVMQRRYEKFQRGYSPGKRYGRAWKRIRDRYIGRHPLCEMCLTNKRYIKAEEVHHIIPLSEGGTHEEANLMSLCRSCHEKIHKERGDR, from the coding sequence ATGCCAAGAAAACCGAAACGGCCATGCCGTTACCCCGGCTGTCCCAACCTAACGGACGGTGGTGTTTACTGCGAGAAACATGAAAAAGTAATGCAAAGGCGCTACGAGAAGTTTCAGCGCGGTTACTCCCCGGGCAAACGATACGGAAGAGCCTGGAAAAGAATCCGTGACAGATATATAGGTCGGCATCCGCTCTGTGAGATGTGCCTTACAAACAAGAGATACATCAAGGCGGAGGAAGTCCACCATATCATTCCTCTCTCGGAAGGCGGAACGCATGAGGAGGCTAACCTTATGAGTTTATGCAGAAGCTGTCACGAGAAAATTCATAAAGAGCGCGGTGACCGGTAG
- a CDS encoding DUF1492 domain-containing protein, translating into MTVKEYFYQAYRLDHRINSDIAEMETLREMVCSAHSPGFEEHYNPNRPTDAPFVKSLEKVWELQEKIDDEINGLVDLKKQMRSVIGAIPDIDEQLVLRYRYIHNYTWERIGEELHADRTTVYRWHESALLHVTLPENPIKI; encoded by the coding sequence ATGACAGTAAAGGAATATTTTTACCAGGCATATCGTCTGGATCATAGGATAAATTCAGATATAGCGGAAATGGAAACTCTAAGAGAAATGGTGTGTTCCGCCCACTCTCCCGGATTTGAGGAACACTATAATCCGAACCGTCCTACGGATGCTCCTTTTGTAAAAAGCCTTGAGAAGGTATGGGAACTCCAGGAAAAGATAGATGATGAGATTAACGGGCTGGTCGACCTAAAAAAACAGATGCGGAGCGTGATAGGAGCTATTCCGGATATTGATGAGCAGCTGGTTCTTCGCTACAGATATATTCATAACTATACTTGGGAGCGAATCGGGGAAGAACTGCACGCGGACAGAACAACGGTTTACCGCTGGCACGAATCCGCGCTTTTGCATGTGACTCTTCCGGAAAATCCGATCAAAATATAA
- a CDS encoding VRR-NUC domain-containing protein, whose translation MVWTKRSLKWQGRLRMNSLRERDIEKKLVEAVRKSGGLAPKFVSPGLDGVPDRIILFPKGRVAFAEVKAPGKKPRPLQAKRIKQLQSLGFQVYVIDEPEQIEGVIKNIQTGGDAE comes from the coding sequence ATGGTGTGGACAAAAAGATCATTGAAATGGCAAGGGAGGCTGCGGATGAACTCTTTACGGGAAAGAGATATTGAAAAGAAGCTGGTGGAGGCAGTAAGGAAGTCGGGCGGTCTTGCTCCTAAGTTTGTAAGTCCCGGTCTTGACGGCGTGCCTGACCGCATCATCCTGTTTCCAAAAGGCCGCGTGGCTTTTGCGGAAGTAAAAGCTCCGGGGAAAAAGCCGAGACCTTTGCAGGCAAAACGCATAAAGCAGCTGCAGAGTCTTGGCTTTCAGGTCTACGTGATTGACGAACCGGAGCAAATTGAAGGAGTAATAAAAAATATACAGACGGGAGGTGATGCCGAATGA